The following are encoded together in the Oncorhynchus gorbuscha isolate QuinsamMale2020 ecotype Even-year linkage group LG03, OgorEven_v1.0, whole genome shotgun sequence genome:
- the LOC124032073 gene encoding zinc finger protein 341-like isoform X8 encodes MAQAIFEVLEGMDNQTVLAVQSLLDGQGGVPDSNNQNISGSSTIQAMDDEDVFLCGKCKKQFNSLPAFMTHKREQCQSNAPSLSTVSLASSNAYTPVPSISSVPQTPNRQVSTYITVPPSPLTHTLVQGNVLVSDDVLMSAISAFTSIDQPMAAMQPPIQSNLSMHTGASYLQHHQQSSHSLPPGQSQPLSSQVPPSISNSVVQVYSTMPQMSGSGSAEIHTLGLQLFQSVQVPSQCVESQSFNTPPIYSPGKQGTKTKTCSITANLTGLEEFDKVIIPKRPKNVKKGQDGAVAEQIKGKSQKLKCNFCDKVFSKNFDLQQHIRSHTGEKPFQCIVCGRAFAQKSNVKKHMQTHKVWPSGVASTVSRLPITVKVVPLCAEEVMEQQDEQQHEEEEEQPAPGKPEERDCDSQTDVDSLGDDDGKHNGQQAQTKQIILIDSSYQCQFCAGKFSTYFQLKSHMTQHKGEQVYKCVVKTCSQTFQKLDLFLEHTRMHQEQLTYRCHLCSKVFPSLFELGVHQYSHCFCPQQNPRKETTFYRCMKCQSRYSTQEALEQHLLTASHNFPCPHCQKVFPCERYFRRHLPTHGIGGRFKCQICTKFFKTEHYLKLHTRIHSGEKPYQCSVCEAMFNRKDKVKRHMLIHEPFKKYKCPFRTHVGCIKEFNRPDKLKAHILSHSGIKPYKCGYCQKAFSRRAHMLEHQRSHTNNYRFRCATCKKGFTRQKYYRDHKCPMAEAAVEKDRAEKRVTRQGHGTEGSKGNEESDMEQSRGEVDEKEGDDEEERIEDPQAVSCPS; translated from the exons ATGGCGCAGGCTATATTTGAAGTCCTGGAAG GGATGGACAACCAGACAGTCCTGGCTGTCCAGTCTCTGTTGGATGGCCAGGGAGGTGTCCCTGACTCAAACAACCAGAACATCTCCGGCTCATCTACCATTCAGGCAATGG ATGATGAAGATGTCTTTCTTTGTGGGAAGTGCAAGAAACAGTTCAACTCATTGCCTGCCTTTATGACCCACAAGCGAGAGCAGTGCCAGTCCAATGCCCCTTCCCTGTCTACAGTATCACTGGCATCTAGTAATGCCTACACCCCTGTGCCCTCCATTAGCTCTGTGCCACAGACCCCCAACAGACAG GTATCCACATACATCACAGTGCCTCCATCTCCTCTTACTCACACACTGGTCCAAGGCAATGTTTTAGTGAGCGATGATGTTCTGATGTCTGCCATCTCCGCCTTCACATCCATTGACCAACCCATGGCAGCAATGCAGCCACCTATTCAG AGTAACCTGAGTATGCACACAGGTGCATCCTACCTTCAGCACCATCAGCagtcctcccactctctcccacctggacagTCTCAGCCTCTGTCCTCCCAGGTGCCACCCAGTATCAGCAACTCAGTGGTCCAGGTCTACAGCACAATGCCTCAAATGTCTGGGAGTGGTAGTGCAGAGATTCACACCTTGGGCTTGCAGCTGTTCCAATCTGTACAG gtcccgagtcagtgtgtggAGAGCCAGTCATTCAACACTCCTCCAATATACAGCCCTGGGAAGCAAGGCACCAAGACCAAAACCTGCAGCATCACTGCAAACCTAACTGGGCTTGAGGAGTTTGACAAAGTGATCATTCCTAAACGACCCAAAAATGTAAAGAAAGGCCAGGATGGAGCAGTGG CAGAACAAATTAAAGGAAAGTCGCAGAAGCTGAAGTGCAATTTCTGTGACAAAGTCTTCTCCAAAAACTTTGATCTCCAGCAACATATCAGAAG tcatacaggggagaagcctttccAGTGCATCGTATGCGGCCGGGCCTTTGCCCAGAAGTCTAATGTGAAGAagcacatgcagacacacaaagtGTGGCCCTCGGGCGTGGCCAGTACAGTGTCCAGACTGCCCATCACAGTTAAGGTGGTCCCACTGTGTGCAGAGGAGGTCATGGAGCAACAGGACGAACAGCagcatgaggaggaggaggagcagccaG CTCCAGGTAagcctgaggagagagactgtgaCTCCCAGACTGATGTAGACAGCCTGGGTGATGATGACGGCAAGCACAATGGCCAGCAGGCTCAGACCAAGCAGATAATCCTGATCGACAGCTCTTACCAGTGCCAGTTCTGTGCTGGCAAGTTCAGCACCTACTTCCAGCTCAAATCTCACATGACCCAGCACAAAGGAGAGCAG GTATATAAGTGTGTGGTGAAGACCTGTTCCCAGACGTTCCAGAAGCTGGATCTGTTCCTGGAGCACACTCGGATGCACCAGGAGCAGCTCACCTACCGCTGCCACCTGTGTAGCAAGGTGTTCCCCTCGCTGTTTGAGCTGGGGGTGCACCAGTACTCCCACTGCTTCTGTCCCCAGCAGAACCCACGCAAGGAGACCACTTTCTATAG GTGCATGAAATGCCAAAGCCGGTACTCCACGCAAGAGGCCTTGGAGCAGCATTTGTTAACCGCCTCACATAACTTCCCCTGCCCACATTGCCAAAAG GTTTTTCCTTGTGAGAGGTATTTCCGGCGGCACCTGCCCACACATGGTATCGGAGGAAGGTTCAAATGTCAGATATGTACAAAGTTCTTCAAAACAGAGCACTACCTCAAACTGCACACTCGCATCCACTCAG GAGAAAAGCCATACCAATGTTCTGTTTGTGAGGCCATGTTCAACAGGAAGGACAAGGTGAAGAGGCACATGCTCATTCATGAGCCCTTTAAGAAATACAAATGTCCATTTAG GACACATGTTGGCTGCATTAAAGAGTTTAACAGACCAGACAAGCTGAAGGCACACATACTGTCTCATTCTG GTATCAAGCCCTATAAATGTGGGTACTGCCAGAAAGCTTTCAGCAGAAGAGCCCACATGCTTGAGCACCAACGCTCCCACACAAACAACTATCGTTTCCGATGTGCCACCTGCAAAAAGGGCTTCACCCGACAGAAGTATTACAGAGACCACAAGTGCCCCATGGCAGAGGCTGCGGTGGAGAAGGACAGGGCGGAGAAAAGAGTGACGAGGCAGGGACACGGAACAGAGGGGTCAAAGGGGAACGAGGAGTCAGATATGgaacagagcaggggagaggtggaTGAAAAGGAGGGCGAcgatgaagaggagaggatcgAGGACCCTCAGGCAGTCAGTTGTCCCAGTTGA
- the LOC124032073 gene encoding zinc finger protein 341-like isoform X2: MAQAIFEVLEGIDTLIIYHAFNLTTYECVVRQLFLEKGWTTRQSWLSSLCWMAREVSLTQTTRTSPAHLPFRQWREQCQSNAPSLSTVSLASSNAYTPVPSISSVPQTPNRQVSTYITVPPSPLTHTLVQGNVLVSDDVLMSAISAFTSIDQPMAAMQPPIQSNLSMHTGASYLQHHQQSSHSLPPGQSQPLSSQVPPSISNSVVQVYSTMPQMSGSGSAEIHTLGLQLFQSVQVPSQCVESQSFNTPPIYSPGKQGTKTKTCSITANLTGLEEFDKVIIPKRPKNVKKGQDGAVAEQIKGKSQKLKCNFCDKVFSKNFDLQQHIRSHTGEKPFQCIVCGRAFAQKSNVKKHMQTHKVWPSGVASTVSRLPITVKVVPLCAEEVMEQQDEQQHEEEEEQPAPGKPEERDCDSQTDVDSLGDDDGKHNGQQAQTKQIILIDSSYQCQFCAGKFSTYFQLKSHMTQHKGEQVYKCVVKTCSQTFQKLDLFLEHTRMHQEQLTYRCHLCSKVFPSLFELGVHQYSHCFCPQQNPRKETTFYRCMKCQSRYSTQEALEQHLLTASHNFPCPHCQKVFPCERYFRRHLPTHGIGGRFKCQICTKFFKTEHYLKLHTRIHSGEKPYQCSVCEAMFNRKDKVKRHMLIHEPFKKYKCPFRTHVGCIKEFNRPDKLKAHILSHSGIKPYKCGYCQKAFSRRAHMLEHQRSHTNNYRFRCATCKKGFTRQKYYRDHKCPMAEAAVEKDRAEKRVTRQGHGTEGSKGNEESDMEQSRGEVDEKEGDDEEERIEDPQAVSCPS; encoded by the exons ATGGCGCAGGCTATATTTGAAGTCCTGGAAGGTATCGACACGTTGATCATATATCACGCTTTTAATTTAACAACATATGAATGTGTTGTAAGACAACTTTTTCTAGAAAAA GGATGGACAACCAGACAGTCCTGGCTGTCCAGTCTCTGTTGGATGGCCAGGGAGGTGTCCCTGACTCAAACAACCAGAACATCTCCGGCTCATCTACCATTCAGGCAATGG CGAGAGCAGTGCCAGTCCAATGCCCCTTCCCTGTCTACAGTATCACTGGCATCTAGTAATGCCTACACCCCTGTGCCCTCCATTAGCTCTGTGCCACAGACCCCCAACAGACAG GTATCCACATACATCACAGTGCCTCCATCTCCTCTTACTCACACACTGGTCCAAGGCAATGTTTTAGTGAGCGATGATGTTCTGATGTCTGCCATCTCCGCCTTCACATCCATTGACCAACCCATGGCAGCAATGCAGCCACCTATTCAG AGTAACCTGAGTATGCACACAGGTGCATCCTACCTTCAGCACCATCAGCagtcctcccactctctcccacctggacagTCTCAGCCTCTGTCCTCCCAGGTGCCACCCAGTATCAGCAACTCAGTGGTCCAGGTCTACAGCACAATGCCTCAAATGTCTGGGAGTGGTAGTGCAGAGATTCACACCTTGGGCTTGCAGCTGTTCCAATCTGTACAG gtcccgagtcagtgtgtggAGAGCCAGTCATTCAACACTCCTCCAATATACAGCCCTGGGAAGCAAGGCACCAAGACCAAAACCTGCAGCATCACTGCAAACCTAACTGGGCTTGAGGAGTTTGACAAAGTGATCATTCCTAAACGACCCAAAAATGTAAAGAAAGGCCAGGATGGAGCAGTGG CAGAACAAATTAAAGGAAAGTCGCAGAAGCTGAAGTGCAATTTCTGTGACAAAGTCTTCTCCAAAAACTTTGATCTCCAGCAACATATCAGAAG tcatacaggggagaagcctttccAGTGCATCGTATGCGGCCGGGCCTTTGCCCAGAAGTCTAATGTGAAGAagcacatgcagacacacaaagtGTGGCCCTCGGGCGTGGCCAGTACAGTGTCCAGACTGCCCATCACAGTTAAGGTGGTCCCACTGTGTGCAGAGGAGGTCATGGAGCAACAGGACGAACAGCagcatgaggaggaggaggagcagccaG CTCCAGGTAagcctgaggagagagactgtgaCTCCCAGACTGATGTAGACAGCCTGGGTGATGATGACGGCAAGCACAATGGCCAGCAGGCTCAGACCAAGCAGATAATCCTGATCGACAGCTCTTACCAGTGCCAGTTCTGTGCTGGCAAGTTCAGCACCTACTTCCAGCTCAAATCTCACATGACCCAGCACAAAGGAGAGCAG GTATATAAGTGTGTGGTGAAGACCTGTTCCCAGACGTTCCAGAAGCTGGATCTGTTCCTGGAGCACACTCGGATGCACCAGGAGCAGCTCACCTACCGCTGCCACCTGTGTAGCAAGGTGTTCCCCTCGCTGTTTGAGCTGGGGGTGCACCAGTACTCCCACTGCTTCTGTCCCCAGCAGAACCCACGCAAGGAGACCACTTTCTATAG GTGCATGAAATGCCAAAGCCGGTACTCCACGCAAGAGGCCTTGGAGCAGCATTTGTTAACCGCCTCACATAACTTCCCCTGCCCACATTGCCAAAAG GTTTTTCCTTGTGAGAGGTATTTCCGGCGGCACCTGCCCACACATGGTATCGGAGGAAGGTTCAAATGTCAGATATGTACAAAGTTCTTCAAAACAGAGCACTACCTCAAACTGCACACTCGCATCCACTCAG GAGAAAAGCCATACCAATGTTCTGTTTGTGAGGCCATGTTCAACAGGAAGGACAAGGTGAAGAGGCACATGCTCATTCATGAGCCCTTTAAGAAATACAAATGTCCATTTAG GACACATGTTGGCTGCATTAAAGAGTTTAACAGACCAGACAAGCTGAAGGCACACATACTGTCTCATTCTG GTATCAAGCCCTATAAATGTGGGTACTGCCAGAAAGCTTTCAGCAGAAGAGCCCACATGCTTGAGCACCAACGCTCCCACACAAACAACTATCGTTTCCGATGTGCCACCTGCAAAAAGGGCTTCACCCGACAGAAGTATTACAGAGACCACAAGTGCCCCATGGCAGAGGCTGCGGTGGAGAAGGACAGGGCGGAGAAAAGAGTGACGAGGCAGGGACACGGAACAGAGGGGTCAAAGGGGAACGAGGAGTCAGATATGgaacagagcaggggagaggtggaTGAAAAGGAGGGCGAcgatgaagaggagaggatcgAGGACCCTCAGGCAGTCAGTTGTCCCAGTTGA
- the LOC124032073 gene encoding zinc finger protein 341-like isoform X4, whose translation MAQAIFEVLEGMDNQTVLAVQSLLDGQGGVPDSNNQNISGSSTIQAMDDEDVFLCGKCKKQFNSLPAFMTHKREQCQSNAPSLSTVSLASSNAYTPVPSISSVPQTPNRQVSTYITVPPSPLTHTLVQGNVLVSDDVLMSAISAFTSIDQPMAAMQPPIQSNLSMHTGASYLQHHQQSSHSLPPGQSQPLSSQVPPSISNSVVQVYSTMPQMSGSGSAEIHTLGLQLFQSVQVPSQCVESQSFNTPPIYSPGKQGTKTKTCSITANLTGLEEFDKVIIPKRPKNVKKGQDGAVAEQIKGKSQKLKCNFCDKVFSKNFDLQQHIRSHTGEKPFQCIVCGRAFAQKSNVKKHMQTHKVWPSGVASTVSRLPITVKVVPLCAEEVMEQQDEQQHEEEEEQPEAPGKPEERDCDSQTDVDSLGDDDGKHNGQQAQTKQIILIDSSYQCQFCAGKFSTYFQLKSHMTQHKGEQVYKCVVKTCSQTFQKLDLFLEHTRMHQEQLTYRCHLCSKVFPSLFELGVHQYSHCFCPQQNPRKETTFYRCMKCQSRYSTQEALEQHLLTASHNFPCPHCQKVFPCERYFRRHLPTHGIGGRFKCQICTKFFKTEHYLKLHTRIHSGEKPYQCSVCEAMFNRKDKVKRHMLIHEPFKKYKCPFRTHVGCIKEFNRPDKLKAHILSHSGIKPYKCGYCQKAFSRRAHMLEHQRSHTNNYRFRCATCKKGFTRQKYYRDHKCPMAEAAVEKDRAEKRVTRQGHGTEGSKGNEESDMEQSRGEVDEKEGDDEEERIEDPQAVSCPS comes from the exons ATGGCGCAGGCTATATTTGAAGTCCTGGAAG GGATGGACAACCAGACAGTCCTGGCTGTCCAGTCTCTGTTGGATGGCCAGGGAGGTGTCCCTGACTCAAACAACCAGAACATCTCCGGCTCATCTACCATTCAGGCAATGG ATGATGAAGATGTCTTTCTTTGTGGGAAGTGCAAGAAACAGTTCAACTCATTGCCTGCCTTTATGACCCACAAGCGAGAGCAGTGCCAGTCCAATGCCCCTTCCCTGTCTACAGTATCACTGGCATCTAGTAATGCCTACACCCCTGTGCCCTCCATTAGCTCTGTGCCACAGACCCCCAACAGACAG GTATCCACATACATCACAGTGCCTCCATCTCCTCTTACTCACACACTGGTCCAAGGCAATGTTTTAGTGAGCGATGATGTTCTGATGTCTGCCATCTCCGCCTTCACATCCATTGACCAACCCATGGCAGCAATGCAGCCACCTATTCAG AGTAACCTGAGTATGCACACAGGTGCATCCTACCTTCAGCACCATCAGCagtcctcccactctctcccacctggacagTCTCAGCCTCTGTCCTCCCAGGTGCCACCCAGTATCAGCAACTCAGTGGTCCAGGTCTACAGCACAATGCCTCAAATGTCTGGGAGTGGTAGTGCAGAGATTCACACCTTGGGCTTGCAGCTGTTCCAATCTGTACAG gtcccgagtcagtgtgtggAGAGCCAGTCATTCAACACTCCTCCAATATACAGCCCTGGGAAGCAAGGCACCAAGACCAAAACCTGCAGCATCACTGCAAACCTAACTGGGCTTGAGGAGTTTGACAAAGTGATCATTCCTAAACGACCCAAAAATGTAAAGAAAGGCCAGGATGGAGCAGTGG CAGAACAAATTAAAGGAAAGTCGCAGAAGCTGAAGTGCAATTTCTGTGACAAAGTCTTCTCCAAAAACTTTGATCTCCAGCAACATATCAGAAG tcatacaggggagaagcctttccAGTGCATCGTATGCGGCCGGGCCTTTGCCCAGAAGTCTAATGTGAAGAagcacatgcagacacacaaagtGTGGCCCTCGGGCGTGGCCAGTACAGTGTCCAGACTGCCCATCACAGTTAAGGTGGTCCCACTGTGTGCAGAGGAGGTCATGGAGCAACAGGACGAACAGCagcatgaggaggaggaggagcagccaG AAGCTCCAGGTAagcctgaggagagagactgtgaCTCCCAGACTGATGTAGACAGCCTGGGTGATGATGACGGCAAGCACAATGGCCAGCAGGCTCAGACCAAGCAGATAATCCTGATCGACAGCTCTTACCAGTGCCAGTTCTGTGCTGGCAAGTTCAGCACCTACTTCCAGCTCAAATCTCACATGACCCAGCACAAAGGAGAGCAG GTATATAAGTGTGTGGTGAAGACCTGTTCCCAGACGTTCCAGAAGCTGGATCTGTTCCTGGAGCACACTCGGATGCACCAGGAGCAGCTCACCTACCGCTGCCACCTGTGTAGCAAGGTGTTCCCCTCGCTGTTTGAGCTGGGGGTGCACCAGTACTCCCACTGCTTCTGTCCCCAGCAGAACCCACGCAAGGAGACCACTTTCTATAG GTGCATGAAATGCCAAAGCCGGTACTCCACGCAAGAGGCCTTGGAGCAGCATTTGTTAACCGCCTCACATAACTTCCCCTGCCCACATTGCCAAAAG GTTTTTCCTTGTGAGAGGTATTTCCGGCGGCACCTGCCCACACATGGTATCGGAGGAAGGTTCAAATGTCAGATATGTACAAAGTTCTTCAAAACAGAGCACTACCTCAAACTGCACACTCGCATCCACTCAG GAGAAAAGCCATACCAATGTTCTGTTTGTGAGGCCATGTTCAACAGGAAGGACAAGGTGAAGAGGCACATGCTCATTCATGAGCCCTTTAAGAAATACAAATGTCCATTTAG GACACATGTTGGCTGCATTAAAGAGTTTAACAGACCAGACAAGCTGAAGGCACACATACTGTCTCATTCTG GTATCAAGCCCTATAAATGTGGGTACTGCCAGAAAGCTTTCAGCAGAAGAGCCCACATGCTTGAGCACCAACGCTCCCACACAAACAACTATCGTTTCCGATGTGCCACCTGCAAAAAGGGCTTCACCCGACAGAAGTATTACAGAGACCACAAGTGCCCCATGGCAGAGGCTGCGGTGGAGAAGGACAGGGCGGAGAAAAGAGTGACGAGGCAGGGACACGGAACAGAGGGGTCAAAGGGGAACGAGGAGTCAGATATGgaacagagcaggggagaggtggaTGAAAAGGAGGGCGAcgatgaagaggagaggatcgAGGACCCTCAGGCAGTCAGTTGTCCCAGTTGA
- the LOC124032073 gene encoding zinc finger protein 341-like isoform X1, which yields MAQAIFEVLEGIDTLIIYHAFNLTTYECVVRQLFLEKGWTTRQSWLSSLCWMAREVSLTQTTRTSPAHLPFRQWREQCQSNAPSLSTVSLASSNAYTPVPSISSVPQTPNRQVSTYITVPPSPLTHTLVQGNVLVSDDVLMSAISAFTSIDQPMAAMQPPIQSNLSMHTGASYLQHHQQSSHSLPPGQSQPLSSQVPPSISNSVVQVYSTMPQMSGSGSAEIHTLGLQLFQSVQVPSQCVESQSFNTPPIYSPGKQGTKTKTCSITANLTGLEEFDKVIIPKRPKNVKKGQDGAVAEQIKGKSQKLKCNFCDKVFSKNFDLQQHIRSHTGEKPFQCIVCGRAFAQKSNVKKHMQTHKVWPSGVASTVSRLPITVKVVPLCAEEVMEQQDEQQHEEEEEQPEAPGKPEERDCDSQTDVDSLGDDDGKHNGQQAQTKQIILIDSSYQCQFCAGKFSTYFQLKSHMTQHKGEQVYKCVVKTCSQTFQKLDLFLEHTRMHQEQLTYRCHLCSKVFPSLFELGVHQYSHCFCPQQNPRKETTFYRCMKCQSRYSTQEALEQHLLTASHNFPCPHCQKVFPCERYFRRHLPTHGIGGRFKCQICTKFFKTEHYLKLHTRIHSGEKPYQCSVCEAMFNRKDKVKRHMLIHEPFKKYKCPFRTHVGCIKEFNRPDKLKAHILSHSGIKPYKCGYCQKAFSRRAHMLEHQRSHTNNYRFRCATCKKGFTRQKYYRDHKCPMAEAAVEKDRAEKRVTRQGHGTEGSKGNEESDMEQSRGEVDEKEGDDEEERIEDPQAVSCPS from the exons ATGGCGCAGGCTATATTTGAAGTCCTGGAAGGTATCGACACGTTGATCATATATCACGCTTTTAATTTAACAACATATGAATGTGTTGTAAGACAACTTTTTCTAGAAAAA GGATGGACAACCAGACAGTCCTGGCTGTCCAGTCTCTGTTGGATGGCCAGGGAGGTGTCCCTGACTCAAACAACCAGAACATCTCCGGCTCATCTACCATTCAGGCAATGG CGAGAGCAGTGCCAGTCCAATGCCCCTTCCCTGTCTACAGTATCACTGGCATCTAGTAATGCCTACACCCCTGTGCCCTCCATTAGCTCTGTGCCACAGACCCCCAACAGACAG GTATCCACATACATCACAGTGCCTCCATCTCCTCTTACTCACACACTGGTCCAAGGCAATGTTTTAGTGAGCGATGATGTTCTGATGTCTGCCATCTCCGCCTTCACATCCATTGACCAACCCATGGCAGCAATGCAGCCACCTATTCAG AGTAACCTGAGTATGCACACAGGTGCATCCTACCTTCAGCACCATCAGCagtcctcccactctctcccacctggacagTCTCAGCCTCTGTCCTCCCAGGTGCCACCCAGTATCAGCAACTCAGTGGTCCAGGTCTACAGCACAATGCCTCAAATGTCTGGGAGTGGTAGTGCAGAGATTCACACCTTGGGCTTGCAGCTGTTCCAATCTGTACAG gtcccgagtcagtgtgtggAGAGCCAGTCATTCAACACTCCTCCAATATACAGCCCTGGGAAGCAAGGCACCAAGACCAAAACCTGCAGCATCACTGCAAACCTAACTGGGCTTGAGGAGTTTGACAAAGTGATCATTCCTAAACGACCCAAAAATGTAAAGAAAGGCCAGGATGGAGCAGTGG CAGAACAAATTAAAGGAAAGTCGCAGAAGCTGAAGTGCAATTTCTGTGACAAAGTCTTCTCCAAAAACTTTGATCTCCAGCAACATATCAGAAG tcatacaggggagaagcctttccAGTGCATCGTATGCGGCCGGGCCTTTGCCCAGAAGTCTAATGTGAAGAagcacatgcagacacacaaagtGTGGCCCTCGGGCGTGGCCAGTACAGTGTCCAGACTGCCCATCACAGTTAAGGTGGTCCCACTGTGTGCAGAGGAGGTCATGGAGCAACAGGACGAACAGCagcatgaggaggaggaggagcagccaG AAGCTCCAGGTAagcctgaggagagagactgtgaCTCCCAGACTGATGTAGACAGCCTGGGTGATGATGACGGCAAGCACAATGGCCAGCAGGCTCAGACCAAGCAGATAATCCTGATCGACAGCTCTTACCAGTGCCAGTTCTGTGCTGGCAAGTTCAGCACCTACTTCCAGCTCAAATCTCACATGACCCAGCACAAAGGAGAGCAG GTATATAAGTGTGTGGTGAAGACCTGTTCCCAGACGTTCCAGAAGCTGGATCTGTTCCTGGAGCACACTCGGATGCACCAGGAGCAGCTCACCTACCGCTGCCACCTGTGTAGCAAGGTGTTCCCCTCGCTGTTTGAGCTGGGGGTGCACCAGTACTCCCACTGCTTCTGTCCCCAGCAGAACCCACGCAAGGAGACCACTTTCTATAG GTGCATGAAATGCCAAAGCCGGTACTCCACGCAAGAGGCCTTGGAGCAGCATTTGTTAACCGCCTCACATAACTTCCCCTGCCCACATTGCCAAAAG GTTTTTCCTTGTGAGAGGTATTTCCGGCGGCACCTGCCCACACATGGTATCGGAGGAAGGTTCAAATGTCAGATATGTACAAAGTTCTTCAAAACAGAGCACTACCTCAAACTGCACACTCGCATCCACTCAG GAGAAAAGCCATACCAATGTTCTGTTTGTGAGGCCATGTTCAACAGGAAGGACAAGGTGAAGAGGCACATGCTCATTCATGAGCCCTTTAAGAAATACAAATGTCCATTTAG GACACATGTTGGCTGCATTAAAGAGTTTAACAGACCAGACAAGCTGAAGGCACACATACTGTCTCATTCTG GTATCAAGCCCTATAAATGTGGGTACTGCCAGAAAGCTTTCAGCAGAAGAGCCCACATGCTTGAGCACCAACGCTCCCACACAAACAACTATCGTTTCCGATGTGCCACCTGCAAAAAGGGCTTCACCCGACAGAAGTATTACAGAGACCACAAGTGCCCCATGGCAGAGGCTGCGGTGGAGAAGGACAGGGCGGAGAAAAGAGTGACGAGGCAGGGACACGGAACAGAGGGGTCAAAGGGGAACGAGGAGTCAGATATGgaacagagcaggggagaggtggaTGAAAAGGAGGGCGAcgatgaagaggagaggatcgAGGACCCTCAGGCAGTCAGTTGTCCCAGTTGA